In Nitrospinota bacterium, the following are encoded in one genomic region:
- a CDS encoding sigma-70 family RNA polymerase sigma factor: DLINEGNIGLIRAAKKFDPTKGIKFITYAVWWIRTSIRHALAKQQGVVSLPYKQTDIFYKINRKKEELSKNLEKEPSVDELADSLDLSIEDIERNQQNYSSFLSLDVPISNDSKKSFVELLGEDDPARVDQDLEERSLSKETAKLIEELEPRQKEIIEMRFGLNGKESMSLREVGKKLRLSGERVRQIEKESLVNLHRIAKERELDLFLN; this comes from the coding sequence GCGATTTAATTAATGAGGGGAATATTGGATTAATAAGGGCAGCAAAGAAATTTGATCCTACAAAGGGGATCAAGTTTATCACCTATGCTGTTTGGTGGATTCGCACTTCAATCAGGCATGCCCTTGCAAAACAGCAAGGGGTTGTCAGTCTTCCCTATAAACAGACAGATATCTTTTATAAGATAAATAGAAAAAAAGAGGAGCTTTCCAAGAATCTAGAGAAGGAGCCTTCTGTGGATGAGTTAGCAGATTCCCTAGATTTGTCCATTGAGGATATTGAGAGAAATCAACAGAACTATAGTTCCTTTTTGTCTTTAGATGTCCCTATATCTAATGATTCCAAGAAATCTTTTGTTGAGCTATTGGGGGAGGACGATCCTGCAAGGGTTGACCAAGATTTGGAAGAGAGGTCTTTGAGTAAAGAGACCGCTAAGTTAATTGAAGAATTAGAGCCGAGGCAAAAAGAGATCATTGAGATGAGGTTTGGTTTAAATGGGAAAGAATCCATGAGTCTAAGAGAAGTCGGGAAGAAATTAAGACTCAGCGGAGAGAGAGTACGACAGATAGAAAAGGAATCTCTTGTAAATCTTCATAGAATAGCAAAAGAAAGGGAATTGGATCTATTTCTTAATTAA
- the hisJ gene encoding histidinol-phosphatase HisJ: MIDYHIHTIFCGHATGDFEDYVQKAIDLGFKEIGFADHFPLLRHWEPEITMLSEELPVYVGKVLEINNRFKEIEIKLGIEVDYIPECIEETQKILEKYPFDYVYCSLHYIGDWGFDNPAYKESWEKENITEIYQEYYRLLREAVSTGLFDIIAHLDLVKKFGYRPEKNIFHEIKRVINTIKKEKMAIEINTSGLRMPVSEIYPSQEILRYCKKRFVPVIMGSDAHTPDDVGRDFNKAKRILKKIGYKNTVVFNKRKIVDKIKL, encoded by the coding sequence ATGATAGATTATCACATCCACACGATCTTTTGCGGGCATGCCACTGGAGATTTCGAAGATTATGTTCAAAAGGCTATAGACCTTGGTTTTAAAGAGATAGGCTTTGCTGACCACTTCCCCCTCCTTAGGCATTGGGAACCAGAAATAACTATGTTAAGCGAGGAGTTGCCTGTTTATGTAGGCAAGGTTTTAGAAATAAACAATCGTTTCAAAGAGATAGAGATAAAATTGGGAATCGAGGTTGATTATATTCCTGAATGTATAGAGGAAACCCAAAAGATACTTGAAAAGTATCCCTTTGATTATGTGTATTGTTCCTTACACTATATTGGGGATTGGGGATTTGATAATCCTGCCTATAAGGAGTCATGGGAAAAAGAAAATATAACAGAGATATATCAAGAATATTATAGACTTTTAAGGGAGGCTGTTTCTACAGGATTATTTGACATTATTGCCCATCTTGATTTAGTCAAAAAGTTTGGCTATCGGCCAGAAAAAAACATCTTTCATGAGATAAAAAGGGTTATTAACACGATAAAAAAAGAAAAGATGGCCATAGAAATTAATACTTCTGGATTAAGAATGCCTGTAAGTGAAATATATCCTTCGCAAGAGATATTACGTTATTGTAAAAAGAGGTTTGTACCTGTTATTATGGGATCAGATGCCCACACCCCAGATGATGTAGGGAGAGATTTTAATAAAGCCAAGAGGATTTTAAAAAAGATTGGTTATAAGAATACAGTTGTATTCAATAAGAGGAAGATTGTAGATAAGATTAAGTTATAG
- a CDS encoding vitamin B12-dependent ribonucleotide reductase encodes MDPASNVTKKKSNIDEVSEENLHPKQDNNRLDSRKVLNSLGVDLKIADPIIKEVIDDNDEIVLSPNALTVLERRYLKKDEEGKVNEDPKELFKRVALNIASADKIYELDIDITGKANKSYRMMANLEFLPNSPTLMNAGRDLQQLSACFVLPIDDSMESIFEAVKHTALIHKSGGGTGFSFSRLRPKNSPVKTTKGISSGPVSFMGVFDAATEAIKQGGTRRGANMATLRADHPDIIEFITAKRNNKRLNNFNISVAITEDFMKKVKNNEEYELINPHTKKVTKRLKAKKVFDLIINMAWKNGDPGIVFLDRINRDNPTPKLGEIESTNPCGEQPLLPYESCNLGSINLSKMVLSGNGKNILDYTKLAETVKTSVQFLDNVIDMNNYPIDLIAKNTKENRKIGLGVMGFADMLIKLGIPYNSDLALATAEDIMNFILKEARKASAEIAIKRGVFPNYQESIYATSNNGLNLRNATLTTIAPTGTLSIIANCSSGIEPLFALSYIRKVLDDDELIEVHPLFEEVAKKRGFYSKELMKKIAEKGSVQGMAEVPEDIQKLFVTAHDISPEYHIRMQGAFQKYTDNAVSKTVNLRHDSTTDDVKKVYLLAYKLGCKGVTIYRDSSRDKQVLNINKPTKEAQIKRIPRPRSEITTGTTRMMKTGCGKLYVTINEDEKGKPFEIFNQMGKAGGCSASQSEALGRLVSLALRSNIDTSEIISQLKGISCHLPVWQNGGKILSCSDAIAKALESYLNIGEASYQHALKEITEIKITSEKLFMRGSCPDCGGIVEHESGCLLCKQCGYSECY; translated from the coding sequence ATGGACCCTGCCAGTAATGTCACTAAAAAGAAATCCAATATTGATGAAGTAAGCGAAGAAAATCTTCATCCCAAACAGGATAATAACAGATTGGACAGTAGAAAGGTTCTTAATTCTCTAGGTGTAGATTTGAAAATAGCCGATCCCATAATAAAAGAGGTAATCGATGATAATGATGAAATAGTCCTTTCCCCTAATGCTCTTACTGTACTAGAAAGGAGATATCTGAAAAAGGACGAAGAGGGAAAAGTCAATGAAGACCCTAAAGAGCTATTTAAAAGAGTTGCCCTTAATATCGCTTCAGCAGATAAGATATATGAACTAGATATTGATATAACAGGAAAAGCCAATAAATCTTATCGAATGATGGCAAATCTGGAGTTCCTTCCAAATTCTCCAACCTTAATGAATGCAGGAAGAGACCTTCAACAGCTATCAGCATGTTTTGTACTGCCCATTGATGACTCCATGGAGAGTATTTTTGAGGCAGTAAAACATACAGCCCTTATCCATAAATCCGGCGGTGGGACAGGCTTTAGCTTCTCAAGGCTAAGACCCAAAAACAGCCCTGTAAAAACTACCAAAGGAATCTCCAGTGGCCCTGTATCCTTTATGGGCGTATTTGATGCTGCAACAGAGGCAATAAAACAGGGAGGGACCCGTAGAGGGGCAAATATGGCGACACTCAGGGCAGACCACCCCGACATCATTGAGTTTATCACTGCAAAGAGAAATAATAAGAGACTAAACAATTTCAATATATCTGTGGCTATAACAGAAGACTTCATGAAAAAGGTAAAAAATAACGAAGAATATGAATTAATCAACCCTCATACAAAGAAGGTAACAAAGAGGTTAAAGGCCAAAAAGGTGTTTGATCTTATCATTAATATGGCATGGAAAAACGGTGACCCAGGGATTGTATTTTTAGACAGAATCAATAGGGATAACCCCACTCCAAAGTTAGGGGAAATAGAAAGCACAAATCCCTGTGGAGAACAGCCTCTCCTCCCTTATGAATCTTGTAACTTAGGCTCGATAAATCTCTCTAAAATGGTTTTGAGTGGTAATGGAAAAAATATCCTAGATTATACCAAGCTTGCAGAAACAGTAAAAACCTCTGTCCAGTTTTTAGATAATGTTATTGATATGAATAACTATCCCATAGATTTAATTGCAAAAAATACCAAGGAAAACAGAAAGATTGGGCTTGGGGTTATGGGATTTGCTGACATGCTTATCAAATTAGGAATCCCTTATAATTCTGATTTGGCTCTTGCTACAGCAGAAGATATTATGAATTTCATCTTAAAAGAGGCAAGAAAGGCCTCTGCAGAGATAGCCATAAAAAGAGGGGTATTCCCAAACTACCAAGAAAGCATATATGCTACATCCAATAATGGCTTGAATCTTAGAAACGCAACCCTCACAACCATAGCACCCACTGGAACCCTAAGTATCATAGCTAACTGCTCAAGCGGCATAGAACCCCTCTTTGCCCTCTCATACATTAGAAAGGTTCTGGATGATGATGAACTTATTGAAGTGCATCCTTTATTTGAAGAAGTGGCAAAAAAGAGAGGCTTCTATAGCAAAGAGCTCATGAAAAAGATTGCTGAAAAGGGATCGGTTCAAGGGATGGCGGAGGTGCCTGAAGATATTCAAAAACTCTTTGTAACTGCTCATGATATTTCACCAGAATATCATATAAGAATGCAGGGGGCATTTCAAAAATACACGGATAACGCCGTCTCAAAAACAGTAAACTTAAGACATGATTCTACAACTGATGATGTTAAAAAGGTATATCTCCTCGCCTATAAACTGGGCTGCAAAGGTGTTACAATTTATAGAGATTCTAGCAGAGATAAACAGGTTTTAAATATTAATAAACCAACAAAAGAAGCCCAAATAAAACGCATTCCAAGGCCAAGATCCGAAATTACAACAGGCACGACACGGATGATGAAGACAGGTTGCGGGAAGCTTTATGTAACCATCAATGAAGATGAAAAAGGAAAGCCCTTTGAAATATTCAATCAGATGGGTAAGGCGGGTGGCTGTTCAGCATCTCAATCTGAGGCTCTTGGAAGACTGGTCTCTCTTGCATTAAGGTCTAATATTGACACAAGCGAAATAATAAGCCAGCTAAAAGGAATCAGTTGCCATCTTCCGGTCTGGCAAAATGGAGGTAAAATTTTATCATGCTCTGATGCGATTGCAAAGGCCTTAGAGAGCTACTTAAACATAGGGGAAGCTTCTTACCAACATGCATTAAAGGAGATTACAGAAATAAAGATAACCAGTGAAAAACTCTTTATGAGGGGGAGCTGTCCTGACTGCGGTGGAATTGTTGAGCATGAAAGCGGATGCTTGCTCTGTAAGCAATGCGGTTATTCAGAATGTTATTAA